From Bacteroidota bacterium:
CAATCCCCCGTTGCGCATATGCTCTTCAGCAGAAACAACGCATTTTGTTTTAGTCACTGATTTCAGGATTGCTTCTTCATCCAAAGGCTTGATGGTGTGGATATTGATAATCTCGGCATTAATACCCATTGCAGCAAGTTGATGACCCGCTTCAATGGCCTGCCACACCAAATGACCCGTAGCGAAAATACTTACATCAGCTCCTTCATTAATCATCAATGCTTTGCCAATCTCAAATTTTTGATCAGCCGCTGTAAAATTTGGAACACTGGGCCGTCCAAAACGTAAGTAAACCGGGCCCACATGATCTGCAATTGCTATTGTTGCCGCTTTGGTTTGGTTATAATCGCAAGGATTGATCACAGTTAAATTAGGCAACATTTTCATCAATCCAATATCCTCAAGTATCTGATGAGTGGCACCATCTTCACCCAGGGTAACACCCGCATGCGATGCACAAATTTTCACATTTTTGTTTGAATATGCAACCGCCTGTCTGATCTGATCATAAACCCTGCCCGTAGAAAAATTGGCAAAGGTACCAGTGAACGGAATTTTACCTCCGATGGCTAATCCGGCTGCTATGCCAATCATGTTTGCTTCTGCTATCCCGATTTGAAAAAAACGTTCCGGGAAATCTTTCACAAAAGCATCCATTTTTAAGGATCCGATTAAGTCGGCACATAAAGCAACCACATTCTGATTGGTTTTACCTAGTTCGTGCAATCCGGCTCCAAAACCAGAGCGGGTATCTCTGTGATCTATTACTTTTATATCTTTCATTATTTAGGTATGCTAATTATGTTGATGTGTTTGAGTATTTACGTGTTCGTGTGTTTACGTGCTTAAGAATATAAAAGGTTGACTCTAATAACATTAACTCTTTAACACCTTAACACATTTTCTTTCTAATAATCCCCCAATGTTTCTGTTAACTGCGAAAGTGCATTTTTTAATTGCTCATCATTTGGAGCATTTCCGTGCCATTTATGGGTCCCCATCATAAAATCCACACCCATCCCCATTTCTGTTTTCATTAAAACCATTACTGGTTTTCCCATTCCGATTTTGTCTTTAGCTTCTTTCATGGTTCTTAAAATAGCAATCATATCATGGCCATCCATTTCCAATACTGCCCAACCAAATGCCAACCATTTTGCTTTCAGATCACCTAAGGATAATACGTCTTCGGTTGGGCCATCAATTTGTTTACCGTTTAAATCTACAACAGCGATCAGATTATCCACTTTTTTGGCAGCTGCATACATGGCTGCTTCCCAAACCTGTCCTTCTTCTAATTCGCCATCCCCCATCAATACATAAACCAGTTTATCGTCATTGTCCAATTCTTTGGCTTCAGCTATTCCAATTGATACAGACAGTCCCTGACCCAATGAACCGGATGCAATCCTGATACCGGGTGTATTTTCAGCAACAGAAGGATGTCCTTGTAATCGTGTATGAAGTTTACGAAATGTTCCCAATTCATTAATTTCGAAATACCCATTTCGAGCTAAAACACTATAAAAAACAGGTGAAATATGGCCATTTGATAAAATAAAAACATCTTCGTTTTTACCGTTCATTTTAAAATTCTTTGGATCATGATCCATGATTTTAAAATACAAGGCCGTGAGAAAATCGGCACAACCCAGCGAACCTCCCGGATGACCTGATTTCGCACCATGAACCATCCTAACTATGTCCCTTCTTACCTGACTTGCAATCTGTTGTAAATTTTCGATATTTGACATAAATGATTTTTTTGCAAAAGTAAGTTTTTAAGTTTTAGAGACTAACAATTGTTAGTAAAATAGAATAAATATTAATTTAAGAAAGAATGCCTGATTTTGAAATTAATGTTCGCATTTCAATTTAATGTTTCAAAATTATTCCTATTTTTAAACTTTCTAAATAATTACTATTCATGAGAAAGTTTTGCTTTTCGTTTTTCTTAATTATCACAATAACAATTCCTTCTTTATCAAGGGTTTTAGCACAATCTAATTCGCTGAATTTGAAAGAAAAGCACTGGGTAGATTCGGTTTATAAGTCATTAAGTTTGGAACAAAAAATTGGACAACTCATTATCGTAAGGGCTAATGAGGCTGGGAAAGCTTATGATGGAAATATTGAAAAATACATTAAAGATTACAATATTGGCGGTGTTACTTTTTTCAGGTTTGATGCTTTAAAGCAAATAGAACATACCAATCAATGGCAATCAATTGCTCAAACTCCTCTTTTTATTTCAATGGATGCCGAATGGGGTGTGGCTATGCGATTGAATGAGTTTATAAAATTTCCGTACCAAATGACTTTGGGAGCCATTCAAAACGACAGCCTGATCTATAAAATGGGTACAGAAGTTGCAAGACAATGCCGACGATTAGGAATTCAAATGAATTTCGCACCGGTAGTGGATATCAATATCAATCCCAACAATCCGGTAATAAATATGCGATCCTTTGGAGAAGACAAATATAACGTCACTCGAAAAGGCCTCATGTACATGAAAGGATTACAGGATAATGGAATTATAGCAACTGCCAAGCATTTCCCCGGCCATGGCGACACCGACACCGATTCTCATGCAAGTTTGCCCATTATCAATCAGAGCAGAGAACGTCTTGACAGCATTGAGTTGTACCCTTTTAAAGAACTTTTTAAAAACGACTTGGGCGGAATCATGATTGCACACCTCTACATTCCTGCCTATGAAAACGCAGAAAATACTGCTTCTACCCTATCTCATAATGTAGTAACCAAACTGCTCAGGGATGAATTGGGATTTAAGGGATTAGTTGTAACTGATGCCCTGGATATGAGTGGTGTTACAAAATATTTCAAACCCGGTATCATTGAACAAAAAGCACTAGAAGCAGGAAACGACATTCTTTTACTCCCGAAGGAAGTGCCAACGGCCATGCGAATATTAAAAAAAGCTGTGGAAGATGGAGAGATTCCTGAAAGCCGTATTGAGGAAAGCTGCAAAAAAATATTGGCCTACAAATTCAAAGCGGGGTTGAATAATCCATATTCGATAAATCCGAATTATTTACTAGAAGATATTAATAACGCAGATGCAAACTACCTTAACCAAGAACTTTATGAAAGTGCACTGACTTTAGTAAAAAATATAGATTCCTTGCTTCCTTTAAAAAGGCTTGATACTTTAAAAATTGCCAGCATCGGTATCGGAGTTGGTGCATCAACAAAATTTCAGGAACGGTTAAATAACTATGCTCCGATAAAACATTTTTACTTGAACAAAGAGTCGAGCCTTGAAGAACAACAAGCCATTTTATCAGAACTTGAACAGTTCAATCTTGTGATTGTTGCCATCCAAAATACGGGCATTTACCCAGCTAATAAATTTGGCATAAGCCCTTCAACCTTCACGTTTGTAGATAGTTTATTAAAAAGTAAAAATATTATTCTGGATTTATTTTCAAATCCTTATGCGCTCTCTTTATTCAAGAATGATGACCGTTTCAAATCGATACTGGTATCTTATGAAGATAACGAGTTTACTTACGATTTATCGGCTCAACTAATTTTTGGTGGAGTTGCTGCCAAAGGTAAATTGCCGGTTACGGTGAGCCCATTTTTTTCGATAAACACAGGAATTGAGACTGTTGCAAATCGCATAAAATTTGGAAGACCGGAAGAATTAAATATAAATTATAATTATTTGAAAAAGGTTGATTCTATTGCCATGTTAGGGATTGCAAAGAAGGCTTATCCCGGTTGTCAAATAATCGCGTTAAAAGATGGAGTCGTATTTTACAATAAAGCTTTTGGCAATCAAACTTATTCTGGAACAATTCCTGTTAAACTGACAGACCTTTATGATATTGCCTCTATTACCAAAATTGCAGCTACTACTATCTCTGTAATGAAGATGCAAGAAAACGGACAAATTGATATTGACCGAAAACTCTCAGAATATCTGCCTTATTTGAAAAAATCAAATAAAGGAGATATTGTACTTCGCGATTTATTGACGCATCAAGCCCAATTTCAAGCTTGGATTCCCTATTTTCAGAGTACATTGACTGAAAATAAATTGGACACTTCAGTTTATCATACTAGTATTTCCGAGCTTTATCCTATTCGCGTTGCAGAAAATATTTACATCAGGGATAATTATAAATATCATATCGTCGACAGCATTTTGCTTTCCCCCTTAAGGGAAAAAAATGACTATAAATACAGTGACCTTGGATTTTATTTATTGGCGGCAGCTATCGAAAGCATCAATAATCAACCCATGAATCAATATGTGGATGAGCATTTTTACAAGCCACTTGGATTATCAAATATTTCGTATTTACCAAGACGAAAATATGCTCTAAGCAGGATCATCCCAACCGAATTGGATACTATGTTCAGGCACCAATTGGTTCATGGGGACGTTCACGATCCGGGAGCTGCAATGCTTGGTGGTGTTTCCGGGCATGCCGGGTTGTTTTCTAATGCCACAGATCTTGCCGTTATTATGCAAATGCTTTTGCAGAAAGGATCATACGGCGGACAGCAATATTTTACGCAACAAACCATCAATGATTTTACAAAATATCAATTCCCCCTGAACGAAAACCGACGTGGTTTGGGATTCGACAAACCACTACTTGAGTATGTCAAAGGTGGTGCTGTGAGCTTCAGTGCATCGGCAGATAGTTTTGGACATTCCGGGTTTACAGGAACTTATGCCTGGGCCGATCCACAGCACGGACTGGTTTATGTGTTTTTATCAAATCGCATCCATCCGGATGCTGCAAATTCAAAAATCATGGATTTGAATATCCGAACGGAAATTCATGAGGCTTTTTATCACGCTATCAATAAAACGAAAACCATCAAAAATTAATGGGACATGATCATACACATAAGCATGAAATGAAGGAAGGAAAAAACCTTTTCATCACGGTTTTATTGAATTTTTTGATCTCCTTTGTAGAAATTGCCGGAGGTATTTTTTCAAATAGTTTATCGCTTATTTCCGATGCACTTCATAATTTCAGTGACGGCTTGGCCATGCTGATTGCCTATGTTGCCCTAAAAGTCAGTAAAAAAGATCCAAATTTCCGTAAAACTTTTGGTTATCAAAGGATACAAATCATAGCCGCACTATTTAATGCTGCAACATTGATGGTCATCTGCATTTTTCTTATATACGCAGCCTATCAAAGATTTATAACTCCGGAAGAAATAAAAAGCATGCCCATGATGATTGTTGCAACCATTGGATTAGTTGCAAACCTTTTGGGTGTTTTTTTATTAAAGGGGCACTCTAAAAACAATCTGAATATTAAAAGTGCATATTTGCATTTAATTGGAGATACCTTTTCGTCAGTTGCCGTAATCATTGGAGGTGTTTTAATTTACTACTTCCAAATCCACTGGATTGATCCGTTGATTACAGTTTTGATAAGTGTATATATTATTAAAGAAACTATTTCCATCTTATTGGAAACCTATAATATACTAATGCAATCAACACCTAAAGGAATTGATATTCTTAAATTGACCCAAGAGATTCAACAGATTGAACAGGTTGAAAATATTCATCATGTTCATGTTTGGAGTTTAAGTGATAACGAAACGCATTTTGAGGCGCATATAAATTTAGCCAAAGACCTAAAAACCAGCGAATGCAACCAAATAATTAAAAAAACAGAATCTATATTACATAAAAATTATCAAATAAATCATGTTACTTTGCAAATGGAATATGGATTTTGTGACGATAAAACAATCATTTCTAATAATCACTAATTTAAACTAAATAAGATGAATCCTAAATTGAAATCATTTTTACTCTGGACATTCTCCGTAATTTTTATGATGATCTTTGTTGTTTATCAAAGACTCACAGGACCAACCCATCCATCACGTGGGAAAGTTGAGATTGCAGGTGAAACTGTAAAATACAAACTCCTTCGTTCGTGGGGAAATGAGGGCGATGCCAGAATTGAAGTTAAAGTTGAGAACCAAAACATTCATGGAACTTTCAAATTCAGAAGATTTAAAAGCCATGACGAATGGAGTGAGGTTCCGATGCAACGTGAAGGAAATATGCTGATTGCATTTATCCCTCATCAACCTCCGGCCGGTAAAGTAATGTACAATATTATTCTTAGCAACGAAAATATATCCGTTACTGTTAAAAAAGAACCGGTAATTCTAAGGTTTACGGGAATAGTTCCACAATATATATTATTACCCCATATTCTATTGATGTTCCTGGCCATGGTGTTTTCAATTCGCGCAGGCATTGAAGCTTATTACCGTCGCAACAACATATTTAAATATACTCAATATACGGTAATTTTATTTTTCCTGGGTGGATTAATCCTGGGTCCGATTGTACAAAAGTATGCCTTTGATGCCTTATGGACCGGCTGGCCCTTTGGTCATGATTTAACTGACAATAAAACCCTTGTAGCTTTTGTTTTCTGGGTAATTGCGCTGTTTAAAACCATGAAGGACAAGAAACACCGAACCTGGGTTTTAATCGCAACCGCTGCAATTATCGCGGTGTACTTAATTCCACACAGTGTGCTCGGATCAGAAATTGATTTCACACAGGTACCAAAATAAATGATCAGTCTGCTAATCATACTCATCACAGCTGTAATTTCAATAGTTGCACTGAATGATCAGAACATTTTCGACAAATTGAAGTTCAATGCGTACGACATTAAACATCATCGACAGGGTTATCGTTTTTTCACCCATGCCTTTGTGCATGTCGATTGGATGCATCTCCTGGTAAACATGTACGTTTTATGGATGTTCAGTGATGTTGTATTTACTTTTTTCAGCTATTATTTTGGGTATAAAGCAGCTTATTATTTTATTCTCCTATATGTAGGAGGAATCTTTTTCTCTTCTATTTTTGACTTCATTAAACAGAAGGACAATGTAAATTATAATGCGGTGGGAGCCTCTGGTGCTGTGGCATCAGTGGTTTTCGCCAGCATTATTTTGCATCCCGGAGCATCCATTTATTTATTTTTTATTCCAATTGGAATCCCGGCTGCACTATTTGGATTTGGTTATTTAATCTATTCTGCAATTATGGCCCGAAAAGCAAATGATAATATCGGGCATAATGCCCATTTCTGGGGAAGTATTTTCGGGATCATTTATACTATTCTTATCAATCCCGGGTTTTTTATGCGGTTTATCAATGAAATTTTTCCGAAATAGATAAAATTATTTTGCATTAATTCTGCATCGGATCAACCGGAAATTTTGGCCAGTATGAATAATCACCACCCAATAAATGGAGAGATGTTTCCCATAGCTGATCAGGATCTGTTTTCATAAGAAGCTTTGTGTTGGTGCGCGAAACCACCCAGGCATTTCTTTCTAGTTCCTCTTTCAATTGATTTGGCGACCAGCCTGAATAGCCTAAATAGAATCGAATCTGATCAGGACCAATTTTTTTCAGTAGCATCATTTCTTTTACGACCTCCATTTTACCTCCCCAATACAATCCACTCAAAATCTCAAAGCTACCTTCAATTTGATCGCCCAAAGTATGAATAAAAAAAAGGTTGTCATTTTCAACCGGGCCACCCAAATAAACAATTGAATTAAAATCCGGGAAATCATGAACTACCTCGCTAAGCTTTATATCAAGAGGTTTATTTAAAATCAAGCCAAATGAACCTTCCTTATTGTGATCGGCAAGCAAAACCACCGATCTTTTAAAATAATAATCACCCAGAAAAGGCTCTGAAATCAAAATTTTACCTTTGCCCGGTTCAATATTATTTGTTTTAATGGATAGAATATCACCTAATTTTCGCATGGTCTAAATTTATATAAATTAAGATCAAATGATTACTTTTACAATTAATTTTTCACACAAACGAAGTGTATCAAAAACAATACCATTAATAAGTGAAACACTCAAACAATAATCAAAGTTTTATTAAACTCCGAAAGGATTACCCATGCTTTGTGTTTGAAAATTACAGTGTTAGCACCTATTCAAATGTATTGAAAGTTGAATTTGAATTTTCTGTAAGTGACAAATTTTATTTTTATCCCAAACTAACTTTCCCAATAAAAGACATAAATCTAAAGAATAGATTATCCGAAATCGATTTACGAAACCTTGTATTTCATATCGGGATGATTGAATTAATAAGTTATTGGAAAGCTACATGCAGCCCACAAATACTAATTAAGCCCCATATAATTAATTCAGAACAAGTACTATGGTGGAAGAAAATATATTTTGAAGGTTTGGGCGAATTTTTTCACTTAAATGAAATATTGACAGATTTCGACTCATTTGTTGAAATAAAATCAATTTCCGAAGATTCACTTTCAGTTCAAAATTTTGATTTAACTGACAAAATTCTTGTTCCGATAGGTGGCGGAAAAGACTCAATAGTTAGTATTGAACTACTAAAGAGTAGTAAAATGGAATTATCTCCATTGGTATTAAACATGAATGCGGCACAGGATCGAACCATACGAACAGCCGGTTTTGACCCATCGGAAATTATTGAAATTAAACGCAGTATTGACCCGAAATTACTTGAACTGAATGGTCGGGGATTTTTGAACGGCCATACTCCCTTCTCTGCTCTTTTAGCCTTTACGAGTTTACTTGCCGCAGTTATAAATAGGTATAAATATATCGCATTGTCCAATGAATCAAGCGCCAATGAATCAACAGTAGCAGGCTCTAACGTGAATCATCAATATTCAAAATCTTATGAATTTGAGTCCGATTTTCGAGATTATGTCTCAAAATATATTTCTCGCGATCTCAACTATTTTAGCTTTTTACGACCATTAAACGAGCTTCAAATTGCAGCATTGTTTTCAAAATTCACAAAATATTTTCCTGTTTTCAGGAGTTGCAATGTAGGGAGCAAAACAGATGAATGGTGCTGTAAATGCCCAAAATGCTTATTTACTTATATCATCCTCGGCCCTTTCTTAACCGAAACCGAATTACATTTAATATTCGGCAAAAATCTTTTGGATGATAAAGCCTTGTTACCAATTTTTGATGAGTTGATAGGGATCGGCACTACGAAACCCTTCGAATGTGTAGGGACCCTCGATGATGTCAATGCCGCACTTGTCTTAATCACTGCAAAACATCAAGAATCAAAATTGCCGGTTCTTTTGGAGCATTATCTAAAAACAGATGCTTATGCATCAAACAAAAATCTGAATACAAATAAATTATTGACCGAGATAAATTCTGAACATTTCTTAAATTCCTCATTTCTCTCAATCTTAAAATCAAAACTGAAATGATTGAAAAACTGCGAAAGCTTTTAAACGGAAAGAAGGTTTTGATTTTAGGCTTTGGTCGCGAAGGGCAATCAACCTATCAATTAATTAGATCGTTTTCCCCGGAAACGCCACTAACAATAGCTGACAGTAATGAAATTCACACAGAAGCAAAAAAAATTGGTGAATCTGATCAATATGTCAATATTATTTTAGGTAAATTTTATCTTGATGAAATCAATAAGCATAATCTCATATTTAAATCCCCGGGTATAAGTCTCCAAAATATTTCGCTCAATCCGGATACGATTCTCAGTTCTCAAACACAAGTTTTTTTGGGAGCCTATTCATCGCAAACAATTGGAATTACAGGTACTAAAGGGAAGAGCACCACTTCAAGCCTGATCTATCACATTTTAAAAGAAGCCGGTCGGGATTGCATTTTAGTTGGTAATATTGGGATCCCTGCATTTTCGGCAACCCGAAATATCAAGTCTGACACCATTATCGTTTACGAACTTTCGGGGCACCAGCTTGAATCAGTCAACGTTTCGCCACATGTGGCAATTCTTTTAAATATTTTCGAGGAACACCTGGATCATTTTGGAAACTTTGACCGATACGTAAAAAGCAAAACCAAAATAGCTGAATTTCAAAAAGAGAATGATTTTATGATCATTAATAATGACCAACCCGATCTTCTAAATTATTTACCAAAAATTTTGAAATCAAAAAAACTGGGATTTTCGTTAATCCCTAATTTGAATGCTCAGTGTTTTGTTGAAGATGAAATAATTTACCTCAACATAAACGCAGCACAAATATCGATTATAAACACAATTGAAACTGAAAATCTGATTGGGAAACATAATCAATACAATATCATGGCCGCAATTCTGGCCTGTACAGAAGTAGGTCTAAGTCCAAATCAGATCAGAAATGGAATAAAAAGTTTTCACAGTCTTGAACATCGCCTTGAATATGTTGGATTTTTTAAGGGTATTCATTTTTACAATGATTCTATTTCTACCATCCCGGAAGCCACCATTGAAGCGGTAAAAAGCCTTCCTGATACAGACACATTAATCCTGGGCGGCTTTGACCGTGGCATCAATTACGACCATCTTATCCAATTTTTAGTTGGTTCGGATGTCAAAAACTTCATTTTCATGGGACCGGCCGGAAAAAGAATGAAATCAGTTCTTGACGATTATGAACTATCGGGTAAATTTGTTTTTGAGGCCAACTCATTGGAAGAGGCATTCGTGCATGTACTTAACGCTACTGCTGCAGAAAAAATTTGTCTGCTATCTCCTGCAGCAGCCAGTTATAATGCCTTTAAAAATTTTGAAGAGAGGGGCAATCTTTACAAAAAAATAGCAAGAAA
This genomic window contains:
- a CDS encoding transketolase, yielding MSNIENLQQIASQVRRDIVRMVHGAKSGHPGGSLGCADFLTALYFKIMDHDPKNFKMNGKNEDVFILSNGHISPVFYSVLARNGYFEINELGTFRKLHTRLQGHPSVAENTPGIRIASGSLGQGLSVSIGIAEAKELDNDDKLVYVLMGDGELEEGQVWEAAMYAAAKKVDNLIAVVDLNGKQIDGPTEDVLSLGDLKAKWLAFGWAVLEMDGHDMIAILRTMKEAKDKIGMGKPVMVLMKTEMGMGVDFMMGTHKWHGNAPNDEQLKNALSQLTETLGDY
- a CDS encoding serine hydrolase; protein product: MRKFCFSFFLIITITIPSLSRVLAQSNSLNLKEKHWVDSVYKSLSLEQKIGQLIIVRANEAGKAYDGNIEKYIKDYNIGGVTFFRFDALKQIEHTNQWQSIAQTPLFISMDAEWGVAMRLNEFIKFPYQMTLGAIQNDSLIYKMGTEVARQCRRLGIQMNFAPVVDININPNNPVINMRSFGEDKYNVTRKGLMYMKGLQDNGIIATAKHFPGHGDTDTDSHASLPIINQSRERLDSIELYPFKELFKNDLGGIMIAHLYIPAYENAENTASTLSHNVVTKLLRDELGFKGLVVTDALDMSGVTKYFKPGIIEQKALEAGNDILLLPKEVPTAMRILKKAVEDGEIPESRIEESCKKILAYKFKAGLNNPYSINPNYLLEDINNADANYLNQELYESALTLVKNIDSLLPLKRLDTLKIASIGIGVGASTKFQERLNNYAPIKHFYLNKESSLEEQQAILSELEQFNLVIVAIQNTGIYPANKFGISPSTFTFVDSLLKSKNIILDLFSNPYALSLFKNDDRFKSILVSYEDNEFTYDLSAQLIFGGVAAKGKLPVTVSPFFSINTGIETVANRIKFGRPEELNINYNYLKKVDSIAMLGIAKKAYPGCQIIALKDGVVFYNKAFGNQTYSGTIPVKLTDLYDIASITKIAATTISVMKMQENGQIDIDRKLSEYLPYLKKSNKGDIVLRDLLTHQAQFQAWIPYFQSTLTENKLDTSVYHTSISELYPIRVAENIYIRDNYKYHIVDSILLSPLREKNDYKYSDLGFYLLAAAIESINNQPMNQYVDEHFYKPLGLSNISYLPRRKYALSRIIPTELDTMFRHQLVHGDVHDPGAAMLGGVSGHAGLFSNATDLAVIMQMLLQKGSYGGQQYFTQQTINDFTKYQFPLNENRRGLGFDKPLLEYVKGGAVSFSASADSFGHSGFTGTYAWADPQHGLVYVFLSNRIHPDAANSKIMDLNIRTEIHEAFYHAINKTKTIKN
- a CDS encoding transketolase family protein, which gives rise to MKDIKVIDHRDTRSGFGAGLHELGKTNQNVVALCADLIGSLKMDAFVKDFPERFFQIGIAEANMIGIAAGLAIGGKIPFTGTFANFSTGRVYDQIRQAVAYSNKNVKICASHAGVTLGEDGATHQILEDIGLMKMLPNLTVINPCDYNQTKAATIAIADHVGPVYLRFGRPSVPNFTAADQKFEIGKALMINEGADVSIFATGHLVWQAIEAGHQLAAMGINAEIINIHTIKPLDEEAILKSVTKTKCVVSAEEHMRNGGLGDSIAQLLARKLPTPMEMVAVNDQFGQSGTPDELLTAYGLDAEHIIKAVQAVLIRK
- a CDS encoding YqgE/AlgH family protein; the protein is MRKLGDILSIKTNNIEPGKGKILISEPFLGDYYFKRSVVLLADHNKEGSFGLILNKPLDIKLSEVVHDFPDFNSIVYLGGPVENDNLFFIHTLGDQIEGSFEILSGLYWGGKMEVVKEMMLLKKIGPDQIRFYLGYSGWSPNQLKEELERNAWVVSRTNTKLLMKTDPDQLWETSLHLLGGDYSYWPKFPVDPMQN
- a CDS encoding rhomboid family intramembrane serine protease, which encodes MISLLIILITAVISIVALNDQNIFDKLKFNAYDIKHHRQGYRFFTHAFVHVDWMHLLVNMYVLWMFSDVVFTFFSYYFGYKAAYYFILLYVGGIFFSSIFDFIKQKDNVNYNAVGASGAVASVVFASIILHPGASIYLFFIPIGIPAALFGFGYLIYSAIMARKANDNIGHNAHFWGSIFGIIYTILINPGFFMRFINEIFPK
- the murD gene encoding UDP-N-acetylmuramoyl-L-alanine--D-glutamate ligase; this translates as MIEKLRKLLNGKKVLILGFGREGQSTYQLIRSFSPETPLTIADSNEIHTEAKKIGESDQYVNIILGKFYLDEINKHNLIFKSPGISLQNISLNPDTILSSQTQVFLGAYSSQTIGITGTKGKSTTSSLIYHILKEAGRDCILVGNIGIPAFSATRNIKSDTIIVYELSGHQLESVNVSPHVAILLNIFEEHLDHFGNFDRYVKSKTKIAEFQKENDFMIINNDQPDLLNYLPKILKSKKLGFSLIPNLNAQCFVEDEIIYLNINAAQISIINTIETENLIGKHNQYNIMAAILACTEVGLSPNQIRNGIKSFHSLEHRLEYVGFFKGIHFYNDSISTIPEATIEAVKSLPDTDTLILGGFDRGINYDHLIQFLVGSDVKNFIFMGPAGKRMKSVLDDYELSGKFVFEANSLEEAFVHVLNATAAEKICLLSPAAASYNAFKNFEERGNLYKKIARNL
- a CDS encoding cation diffusion facilitator family transporter; the encoded protein is MKEGKNLFITVLLNFLISFVEIAGGIFSNSLSLISDALHNFSDGLAMLIAYVALKVSKKDPNFRKTFGYQRIQIIAALFNAATLMVICIFLIYAAYQRFITPEEIKSMPMMIVATIGLVANLLGVFLLKGHSKNNLNIKSAYLHLIGDTFSSVAVIIGGVLIYYFQIHWIDPLITVLISVYIIKETISILLETYNILMQSTPKGIDILKLTQEIQQIEQVENIHHVHVWSLSDNETHFEAHINLAKDLKTSECNQIIKKTESILHKNYQINHVTLQMEYGFCDDKTIISNNH